In Janthinobacterium rivuli, a single genomic region encodes these proteins:
- a CDS encoding TadE/TadG family type IV pilus assembly protein, whose product MKPPCRAARRQGGVAAIELALILLFFMALLPFVLLFGRALLVYTALQKSAHDAARYMATMPLPQMGKFDTASLGAALAREMVAEAMAESWPDINPAWVNVDCVYADDSYACGSYATAPLQVRIKVTADMPVDFLPALTRKWLPQLAPIPLRANATLRYVH is encoded by the coding sequence ATGAAGCCGCCCTGCCGCGCCGCGCGCCGCCAGGGCGGCGTCGCCGCCATCGAGCTGGCGCTGATCCTGCTGTTTTTCATGGCGCTGTTGCCCTTCGTGCTGCTGTTCGGCCGCGCGCTGCTGGTGTACACGGCGCTGCAAAAAAGCGCGCACGATGCGGCGCGCTACATGGCGACCATGCCGTTGCCGCAGATGGGCAAGTTCGACACGGCGAGCCTGGGCGCCGCGCTGGCGCGCGAGATGGTGGCCGAAGCGATGGCGGAAAGCTGGCCGGACATCAACCCCGCATGGGTCAATGTGGATTGCGTGTACGCCGACGATTCCTATGCCTGCGGCAGCTACGCGACGGCGCCGCTGCAGGTGCGCATCAAGGTCACCGCCGACATGCCGGTGGATTTCCTGCCCGCGCTGACCCGCAAGTGGCTGCCGCAACTGGCGCCGATTCCCCTGCGCGCCAACGCGACCTTGCGCTATGTGCATTGA
- a CDS encoding TadE/TadG family type IV pilus assembly protein, which produces MCIDPHRRRQRQRGVFAVEFAMLALLFFLFLFAMLEMARAVYVWNMVHEITRRAARAAAVTDFSNAGALQAVRTQAVLRATPGTLPLGGGIGDAHVRIDYLSESAGGAALAAVPVTVLPGCPQRNRINCLDDPHGASCIRFVRARLCQPGDGARCERVPYRPVLPLLGMMFPSGAGAIRLPSGTTMAVAESLGYPDNPGFCP; this is translated from the coding sequence ATGTGCATTGACCCGCACCGTCGCCGGCAGCGTCAGCGCGGCGTCTTCGCCGTCGAATTCGCCATGCTGGCGCTGCTGTTCTTCCTGTTCCTGTTCGCCATGCTGGAAATGGCGCGCGCCGTGTACGTGTGGAACATGGTGCATGAGATTACCCGGCGCGCGGCGCGCGCCGCCGCCGTCACCGATTTCAGCAATGCCGGCGCCTTGCAGGCCGTGCGCACGCAAGCCGTGCTGCGCGCCACGCCGGGCACGCTGCCGCTGGGTGGCGGCATCGGCGACGCGCATGTGCGCATCGATTATTTGTCTGAAAGCGCGGGCGGCGCCGCGCTGGCGGCCGTGCCGGTAACGGTGCTGCCGGGGTGCCCGCAGCGTAACCGCATCAATTGCCTGGACGATCCGCATGGCGCCAGCTGCATCCGCTTCGTGCGCGCGCGCCTGTGCCAGCCCGGCGACGGCGCGCGCTGTGAGCGTGTGCCCTACCGGCCCGTGCTGCCGCTGCTGGGGATGATGTTTCCCTCCGGCGCAGGGGCCATACGTTTGCCCAGCGGGACCACCATGGCGGTGGCCGAGTCGCTGGGCTATCCGGACAATCCCGGCTTTTGTCCATGA
- a CDS encoding AAA family ATPase produces the protein MKALMITRDASLHDEIAAQGAARMPVLRLLERRSGLRDAVERMLPEAPELVIVDASGIDADEADLLERLARQYPLAVLMLLTRGQQQDVLIRAMRAGMREVLQLPLVHKAFHEAMDRVDIQAGVTQMRDGKVLAFISCKGGSGATFLSTNFSYALASLAGCKVLLIDLHGQFGDATLYVSDQKPAMTLSDICAQIARMDGAFLASCLVHVTPNFGVLAAADDPAHKVDMQPEHMDRILAVARQHYDYIVLDVGRQIDALSLRALDNADAIYPVLQLALPDIRDGRRLLDIFRSLGYPGERLRLIVNRYEKGGRLRLADLEQALGAEVVHTVPNDYIAATDSVNQGIPLLQLSRTSAVARSLAELVELVTARRVTESRGLFDRLFSRSES, from the coding sequence ATGAAAGCCTTGATGATTACCCGTGACGCCAGCTTGCACGATGAAATCGCGGCGCAAGGCGCGGCCCGCATGCCCGTGCTGCGGCTGCTGGAGCGGCGCAGCGGCCTGCGCGACGCCGTCGAGCGCATGCTGCCCGAAGCGCCGGAACTGGTGATCGTCGACGCCAGCGGCATCGATGCCGACGAAGCCGACCTGCTCGAGCGCCTGGCGCGCCAGTATCCGCTGGCCGTGCTGATGCTGCTCACGCGCGGCCAGCAGCAGGATGTGCTGATCCGCGCCATGCGCGCCGGCATGCGCGAAGTGCTGCAGCTGCCGCTGGTGCACAAGGCCTTCCACGAGGCGATGGACCGGGTCGATATCCAGGCCGGCGTGACGCAGATGCGCGACGGTAAAGTGCTCGCCTTCATCTCGTGCAAGGGCGGCAGCGGCGCGACGTTTTTGTCGACGAATTTTTCGTATGCGCTGGCCAGCCTGGCCGGCTGCAAGGTGCTGCTGATCGACCTGCACGGCCAGTTCGGCGACGCCACTTTATACGTGTCGGACCAGAAGCCGGCCATGACCTTGTCCGACATCTGCGCGCAGATCGCGCGCATGGATGGCGCCTTTCTCGCTTCGTGCCTGGTGCACGTGACGCCGAACTTCGGCGTGCTGGCGGCGGCCGACGACCCCGCGCACAAGGTCGACATGCAGCCCGAGCACATGGACCGCATCCTGGCCGTGGCGCGCCAGCACTACGACTACATCGTGCTCGACGTGGGGCGCCAGATCGATGCGCTGTCGCTGCGCGCGCTCGACAACGCCGACGCCATCTATCCGGTGCTGCAGCTGGCCCTGCCCGACATCCGCGACGGGCGCCGCCTGCTCGACATTTTCCGCTCGCTCGGCTATCCGGGCGAGCGCCTGCGCCTGATCGTCAACCGCTATGAAAAGGGCGGGCGATTGCGTCTGGCGGATCTGGAGCAGGCGCTGGGCGCCGAAGTGGTGCACACGGTGCCCAACGATTACATTGCCGCCACCGACTCCGTCAACCAGGGCATTCCGCTGCTGCAGCTGTCGCGCACCAGCGCCGTGGCGCGCAGCCTGGCCGAGCTGGTGGAACTGGTGACGGCGCGCCGCGTGACGGAAAGCCGCGGCCTGTTCGACCGTTTGTTCAGCCGCAGCGAGTCCTAG
- a CDS encoding CpaF family protein, protein MTLRERLAANETVRPATNGQGALALHAYQELKKTMHQTILDRIDLERLKRLTAEQFKHELALLVQRVIEEERIVLNQHERHSLVLDIQHEMLGFGPLEPLLADASVSDILVNTCDKVYVERGGRLQLTDVTFHDNAHLMKIIEKIVSRVGRRVDESSPMVDARLPDGSRVNAIIPPLAVDGPILSIRRFAVQPLTIANLLDYKSLTPPMVQVLQALGQAKVNILISGGTGSGKTTLLNVLSGFIPGSERIVTIEDAAELALRQPHVVRLETRPPNIEGKGEVSQRALVRNALRMRPDRIILGEVRGAEALDMLQAMNTGHEGSLATIHSNTARDALARLENMVGMASVNLTPRATRQQICSAVTVVMQVSRLTDGARKLVSLQEVTGMEGDIIAMHEIFRFEQTGVDADGKVLGHFCATGVRPRFTERLRMFGAPVPDSVFDPDRIYE, encoded by the coding sequence ATGACTTTACGCGAACGCCTGGCGGCGAATGAAACGGTGCGCCCCGCCACGAATGGGCAAGGCGCGCTGGCGCTGCACGCCTACCAGGAACTGAAAAAAACCATGCACCAGACGATACTCGACCGTATCGACCTGGAACGCTTGAAACGCCTGACGGCCGAGCAGTTCAAGCACGAGCTGGCGCTGCTGGTGCAGCGCGTGATCGAGGAAGAGCGCATCGTCCTGAACCAGCATGAGCGGCATAGCCTGGTGCTCGACATCCAGCACGAGATGCTGGGCTTTGGTCCGCTCGAACCCTTGCTGGCCGATGCCAGCGTGTCCGATATCCTCGTCAATACCTGCGACAAGGTGTACGTGGAGCGGGGCGGGCGGCTGCAGCTGACGGACGTGACTTTCCACGACAATGCGCACCTGATGAAGATCATCGAAAAGATCGTCTCGCGCGTGGGCCGGCGCGTCGACGAATCGAGTCCGATGGTCGACGCACGCCTGCCCGATGGCTCGCGCGTGAATGCCATCATTCCGCCGCTGGCCGTCGATGGCCCGATCCTGTCGATCCGGCGCTTTGCCGTGCAGCCTTTGACGATCGCCAACCTGCTCGACTACAAAAGCCTGACGCCGCCCATGGTGCAGGTGCTGCAGGCGCTGGGGCAGGCCAAGGTCAACATCCTGATCTCGGGCGGCACGGGCAGCGGCAAGACGACCCTGCTCAACGTGCTGTCCGGCTTCATCCCCGGCAGCGAGCGCATCGTCACCATCGAGGATGCGGCCGAACTGGCGCTGCGCCAGCCGCACGTGGTGCGCCTGGAAACGCGTCCGCCGAATATCGAGGGCAAGGGCGAAGTGAGCCAGCGCGCGCTGGTGCGCAATGCGCTGCGCATGCGGCCTGACCGCATCATCCTGGGCGAGGTGCGCGGCGCCGAGGCGCTCGACATGCTGCAGGCGATGAACACGGGCCATGAAGGGTCGCTGGCGACGATCCATTCGAATACGGCGCGCGACGCGCTGGCGCGGCTGGAAAACATGGTCGGCATGGCCAGCGTGAACCTGACGCCGCGCGCCACGCGCCAGCAGATATGTTCGGCCGTGACGGTGGTGATGCAGGTGTCGCGCCTGACGGACGGCGCGCGCAAGCTGGTCAGCCTGCAGGAGGTGACGGGCATGGAGGGCGACATCATCGCCATGCATGAAATCTTCCGCTTCGAGCAGACGGGCGTCGATGCCGACGGCAAGGTGCTCGGTCATTTTTGCGCCACGGGTGTGCGGCCCCGCTTTACGGAACGCCTGCGCATGTTCGGCGCGCCCGTGCCCGATAGTGTTTTTGATCCGGACCGCATCTACGAATAG
- a CDS encoding type II secretion system F family protein gives MDLVFYGFAVLLFAACILMVEGVWLWWSGTHGSAARRINRRLRLMAARGEAGGERVSILKQRRYARTPGLERWLRRLPQAAKLDHLLLQSGLSWSVAQFLGGAGALLLLALLWLAIWPMPLPGALLLLGVAGGGPCMVVLRARAARLKKIEAQLPEAADFLARALRAGHSFSNVLQMVGDELNEPISGEFKMAHEEINYGVPMNEALQNLAARIPLTDLRYLVIAVLVQRESGGNLAEVLVSIARIIRARLKLLGQVRVLSAEGRMSAWVLGLMPVVMIGVMALVNPQYIRLLWTDPSGIKLLWYAAGMVALGVVWMRNVIRIRI, from the coding sequence ATGGACCTGGTCTTCTACGGCTTTGCCGTGCTGCTGTTCGCCGCCTGCATCCTGATGGTGGAGGGGGTCTGGCTGTGGTGGTCGGGCACGCACGGCAGCGCGGCGCGGCGCATCAACCGGCGCTTGCGGCTGATGGCGGCGCGCGGCGAGGCGGGCGGCGAGCGGGTCTCCATCCTCAAGCAGCGCCGCTATGCGCGCACGCCCGGCCTCGAGCGCTGGCTGCGGCGCCTGCCGCAGGCGGCAAAGCTCGACCACCTGCTGCTGCAATCGGGCTTGTCCTGGTCGGTGGCGCAGTTCCTGGGCGGCGCGGGCGCCTTGCTGCTGCTGGCGCTGCTGTGGCTGGCCATCTGGCCCATGCCGTTGCCGGGCGCCTTGCTGCTGCTGGGCGTGGCCGGTGGCGGGCCGTGCATGGTCGTGCTGCGCGCGCGCGCGGCGCGGCTGAAAAAGATCGAGGCGCAATTGCCGGAAGCGGCCGATTTCCTGGCCCGCGCGCTGCGCGCCGGGCACTCGTTTTCGAATGTGCTGCAGATGGTGGGCGATGAACTCAATGAGCCGATCAGCGGCGAATTCAAGATGGCGCACGAAGAGATCAATTACGGCGTGCCGATGAACGAAGCGCTGCAAAACCTGGCCGCGCGCATTCCACTGACGGACTTGCGCTACCTCGTCATCGCCGTGCTGGTGCAGCGCGAATCGGGCGGCAATCTGGCCGAGGTGCTGGTCAGCATCGCGCGCATCATCCGCGCCCGGCTAAAACTGCTGGGGCAGGTGCGCGTGCTGTCGGCCGAGGGGCGCATGTCGGCCTGGGTGCTGGGCTTGATGCCGGTGGTGATGATCGGCGTCATGGCGCTGGTCAACCCGCAATACATCCGCCTGCTGTGGACCGATCCCAGCGGCATCAAATTGCTGTGGTACGCGGCCGGCATGGTGGCGCTGGGCGTCGTGTGGATGCGCAACGTCATCCGTATCAGGATATAA